In Candidatus Polarisedimenticolaceae bacterium, the following are encoded in one genomic region:
- the rsmH gene encoding 16S rRNA (cytosine(1402)-N(4))-methyltransferase RsmH, translating into MSAAALALASEAVVDQAPRHRSVLLREVVAWLRPTPGGTYIDCTLGAGGHAEALLEACAPDGRVLGLDRDPAALELARRRLAPFGARFTAVHAEHADLLEAVRGAGVFAADGILADLGVSSMQLDDAERGFSFRNDGPLDMRMDPGSGAPTAADLLLSLPEAEIRRILRVYGEERLASRIAHAIARRRESEPLRRTADLADLARRAYGPAAHRSRIHPATRTFQALRIAVNHEIDGLERFVTDAVSLLRRGGRFVAISFHSLEDRAVKHTLRALAERCICPPGLPTCGCGRENLVRILTAKPVEPSPEEIDSNPRARSARLRAAERR; encoded by the coding sequence GTGAGCGCCGCGGCACTCGCGCTCGCGTCGGAGGCGGTCGTGGACCAGGCGCCCCGGCATCGCAGCGTCCTCCTGCGCGAGGTGGTCGCGTGGCTGCGTCCCACGCCCGGGGGCACGTACATCGACTGCACGCTCGGCGCCGGCGGGCACGCGGAAGCGCTGCTCGAGGCCTGCGCTCCGGACGGCCGGGTGCTCGGCCTCGACCGCGATCCCGCGGCGCTCGAGCTCGCCCGCAGGCGGCTCGCCCCGTTCGGCGCCCGGTTCACGGCCGTGCACGCCGAGCACGCCGATCTTCTCGAGGCGGTCCGCGGGGCCGGCGTCTTCGCCGCGGACGGCATCCTCGCGGACCTCGGCGTCTCGTCGATGCAGCTCGACGACGCCGAACGTGGATTCTCGTTCCGGAACGACGGCCCGCTCGACATGCGGATGGACCCGGGATCGGGAGCCCCGACGGCCGCCGACCTCCTCCTGAGCCTGCCGGAGGCGGAGATCCGCCGGATCCTCCGCGTGTACGGCGAGGAGCGTCTGGCGTCGCGGATCGCGCACGCGATCGCGCGACGCCGCGAGAGCGAGCCGCTGCGTCGCACGGCCGACCTCGCGGATCTCGCGCGGCGCGCGTACGGTCCCGCGGCCCATCGTTCCCGCATCCATCCCGCGACGCGCACCTTCCAGGCGCTTCGCATCGCGGTCAACCACGAGATCGACGGGCTCGAGCGCTTCGTCACGGATGCGGTCTCGCTCCTCCGTCGCGGCGGCCGCTTCGTCGCCATCTCGTTCCACTCGCTCGAGGATCGCGCGGTGAAGCACACGCTGCGCGCCCTCGCCGAACGGTGCATCTGCCCGCCGGGTCTCCCGACGTGCGGATGCGGCCGGGAGAACCTCGTGCGGATCCTCACCGCGAAACCGGTGGAGCCCTCGCCCGAGGAGATCGACTCGAATCCCCGAGCCCGAAGCGCGCGACTCCGCGCGGCGGAGCGGCGATGA
- a CDS encoding penicillin-binding protein, with protein MTSPIRSRVAILAFGVTLLAAGIGARLVHLQLVLAEEMRAKADRQHRQTIEVDGQRGAILDREGREFAVSVTTYSLYVHPRQVRNGDAAARLLAPVLGVPVSRLQEIFRSERRFEWIARRLDPGTHKAVMALAEKGLEVGRGRPIDFQEEPKRFYPQGPLATQIVGFANIDQRGVEGVELKFNDVLQGGPSTYLALRDGGQVNTLQLIRPATKPATDVVLTLDLVLQHMVERELDRAMEQTGALAASAVLLDPRTGEVLAMANRPAPDPVNYGKAPTEARRNRAVTDVYEPGSTFKVLTTAAALEQGTISPEQRFDCRPFTLHSKPYTDVHPYGVLSVREILEHSSNVGAIRMALSMPRDRFREQLVAFGIGRRTGIELPGEARGSVPRLQDMSGLSVPSMAMGYEIQVTPLQLVSAIGAIANDGVLMPPRIVRGFRGEDGVFVPAAAPEPRKAVSARTAVTVANMLEGVVVRGTGKAAAIPGYHVAGKTGTARKVKNGTYAREYYASFTAFAPLHDPRIAGIVVLDTPAGGIYYGGQTAAPALGRVFADALAYLGVAPDDDPWKPREEALEKKRAEEAAREAKRRLAEAKARRKKPKPAPKPADEAVAQAPRPIGPGDVPDLAGAGLRQAVVALTARGCRARVEGRGVVVAQSPDPGTPIDAGMTCVVTLGEAPGKS; from the coding sequence ATGACGAGCCCGATCCGAAGCCGCGTCGCGATCCTCGCCTTCGGCGTCACCCTGCTCGCCGCGGGAATCGGCGCGCGGCTGGTTCACCTCCAGCTCGTCCTCGCCGAGGAAATGCGCGCGAAGGCGGACCGGCAGCACCGCCAGACGATCGAGGTCGACGGGCAGCGCGGGGCGATCCTCGACCGCGAGGGACGCGAGTTCGCGGTGAGCGTGACGACGTATTCGCTTTACGTCCATCCGCGCCAGGTTCGCAACGGCGACGCGGCCGCGCGCCTGCTCGCCCCCGTGCTCGGCGTGCCCGTCTCGCGCCTTCAGGAGATCTTCCGTTCCGAGCGGCGCTTCGAGTGGATCGCGCGACGGCTCGACCCCGGCACCCACAAGGCCGTGATGGCCCTCGCCGAGAAGGGGCTCGAGGTGGGCCGCGGGCGACCGATCGACTTCCAGGAGGAGCCCAAGCGCTTCTACCCCCAGGGCCCGCTCGCGACCCAGATCGTGGGTTTCGCGAACATCGACCAGCGCGGCGTCGAGGGGGTGGAGCTCAAGTTCAACGACGTGCTTCAGGGCGGTCCGTCGACCTACCTCGCGCTCCGGGACGGCGGCCAGGTCAACACGCTCCAGCTCATCCGACCGGCGACGAAGCCCGCGACCGACGTCGTGCTCACGCTCGATCTCGTCCTCCAGCACATGGTCGAGCGGGAGCTCGACCGGGCCATGGAGCAGACCGGCGCCCTCGCGGCGAGCGCGGTCCTGCTCGACCCGCGCACCGGCGAGGTGCTCGCGATGGCGAACCGGCCGGCCCCCGATCCCGTGAACTACGGCAAGGCCCCCACCGAGGCCCGCCGCAATCGCGCGGTCACCGACGTGTACGAGCCGGGCTCCACGTTCAAGGTGCTCACCACCGCCGCGGCGCTCGAGCAGGGCACGATCTCCCCGGAGCAGCGATTCGACTGCAGGCCGTTCACGCTCCACTCGAAGCCCTACACGGACGTGCATCCCTACGGCGTGTTGAGCGTCCGCGAGATCCTCGAGCACTCGAGCAACGTCGGGGCGATCCGCATGGCGCTCTCGATGCCTCGCGACCGGTTCCGCGAGCAGCTGGTCGCGTTCGGCATCGGCCGCCGGACCGGAATCGAGCTCCCCGGCGAGGCGCGGGGTTCCGTTCCCCGGCTCCAGGACATGTCCGGCCTCTCGGTGCCGTCGATGGCGATGGGCTACGAGATCCAGGTCACGCCGCTCCAGCTGGTCTCCGCGATCGGCGCGATCGCCAACGACGGCGTCCTGATGCCGCCGCGCATCGTCCGCGGCTTTCGCGGCGAGGACGGCGTCTTCGTCCCGGCCGCCGCTCCCGAGCCCCGGAAAGCCGTCTCCGCGCGTACGGCGGTAACCGTCGCCAACATGCTCGAGGGCGTCGTCGTCCGCGGCACCGGAAAGGCGGCGGCGATACCCGGCTACCACGTCGCCGGAAAGACCGGAACCGCACGCAAGGTCAAGAACGGAACGTACGCCCGCGAGTATTACGCGTCCTTCACCGCCTTCGCCCCGCTGCACGACCCGAGGATCGCGGGCATCGTCGTGCTCGACACGCCGGCGGGCGGGATCTACTACGGCGGCCAGACCGCGGCTCCCGCGCTCGGCCGCGTCTTCGCCGACGCCCTGGCGTACCTCGGGGTCGCACCCGACGACGACCCATGGAAACCCCGCGAGGAGGCCCTCGAGAAGAAGCGCGCCGAGGAGGCCGCGCGGGAGGCCAAGCGGCGCCTGGCCGAGGCCAAGGCACGCCGCAAGAAACCCAAGCCCGCGCCCAAGCCGGCGGACGAGGCGGTCGCGCAGGCGCCACGCCCCATCGGCCCCGGAGACGTTCCCGACCTCGCGGGGGCCGGCCTGCGGCAGGCGGTCGTCGCGCTCACCGCGCGCGGCTGTCGCGCGCGCGTCGAAGGGCGGGGCGTCGTCGTCGCGCAGAGCCCCGACCCCGGCACGCCGATCGACGCCGGCATGACCTGCGTCGTGACGCTGGGCGAAGCTCCGGGGAAGTCGTGA
- a CDS encoding UDP-N-acetylmuramoyl-L-alanyl-D-glutamate--2,6-diaminopimelate ligase codes for MRLTSLLARAAVLPVDPVEADPEIRGVQVDSRRVRQGDLFAALRGARADGAVFVTDALKRGAAAVLAETAKPEGLPSTIAWVRVPDARRGVGLLAREWHGRPDLAMTLVGITGTNGKTTVSYLVESIAKAAGRNAGRIGTTGAAYAGLEIPSANTTPEATELFALLARMRDAGTRLVAMEVSSHALALHRVVGARFAVAAFLNLGRDHLDFHGTPEAYFEAKASLFDRLGADDTAVLPADDPLGATLARRTRGRVVTWGRGEGADIRLRNEAFDLDGGRGTIESPWGSARVETPLVGRFNLDNALAAAACAFVAGLPPAAVERGIASLAVVPGRLERVEVGQPFTVLVDYAHTPEALELALAAVRAARPRRLGVVFGCGGERDRGKRPRMGRAAASAADAVWLTSDNPRSEDPLAILDEARAGVLEVPGGAERTRVEPDRARAIVAALDWAREGDAVVIAGKGHETTQSFGDRTVPFDDREHAREALAAAGWRVR; via the coding sequence ATGCGCCTCACGAGCCTCCTCGCGCGGGCCGCCGTGCTCCCCGTCGACCCCGTCGAGGCCGACCCCGAGATTCGCGGCGTCCAGGTCGATTCGCGGCGCGTGCGCCAGGGCGACCTCTTCGCCGCCCTGCGCGGCGCCCGGGCGGACGGCGCCGTGTTCGTGACCGACGCCTTGAAACGCGGCGCGGCGGCGGTGCTGGCGGAGACGGCGAAGCCGGAGGGACTGCCCTCGACGATCGCGTGGGTGCGCGTGCCCGACGCGCGTCGCGGCGTCGGCCTGCTCGCGCGGGAATGGCACGGCCGTCCGGACCTCGCGATGACCCTCGTGGGCATCACGGGGACGAACGGCAAGACCACGGTCTCCTACCTCGTCGAGTCGATCGCGAAAGCCGCGGGGCGGAACGCGGGGCGGATCGGGACGACCGGGGCCGCGTACGCCGGCCTCGAGATCCCTTCCGCCAACACGACGCCCGAGGCGACGGAGCTGTTCGCGCTGCTCGCCCGGATGCGCGACGCGGGAACCCGGCTGGTCGCGATGGAGGTCTCGTCGCACGCCCTGGCGCTCCATCGCGTCGTGGGGGCCCGGTTCGCGGTCGCCGCCTTCCTGAACCTCGGCCGGGACCACCTCGACTTCCACGGGACGCCGGAGGCGTACTTCGAGGCGAAGGCGAGCCTGTTCGACCGGCTCGGGGCCGACGACACCGCGGTGCTTCCGGCGGACGACCCGCTCGGAGCGACGCTCGCGCGCCGCACCCGCGGCCGCGTCGTGACGTGGGGACGCGGGGAAGGTGCGGACATCCGGCTGCGGAACGAGGCGTTCGATCTCGACGGCGGCAGGGGGACGATCGAGTCGCCCTGGGGGTCCGCGCGCGTCGAGACCCCGCTCGTCGGCCGGTTCAACCTCGACAACGCCCTCGCCGCCGCGGCCTGCGCGTTCGTCGCGGGGCTTCCGCCCGCGGCGGTCGAGCGCGGCATCGCCTCCCTCGCGGTCGTTCCCGGCAGGCTCGAGCGCGTCGAGGTGGGACAACCCTTCACCGTGCTCGTGGACTACGCCCACACGCCCGAAGCGCTCGAGCTCGCGCTGGCGGCGGTGCGGGCCGCGCGTCCCCGCCGGCTCGGCGTCGTCTTCGGCTGCGGCGGCGAGCGCGATCGCGGCAAGCGGCCCCGGATGGGCCGGGCCGCCGCGTCGGCGGCCGACGCCGTGTGGCTCACTTCGGACAACCCGCGAAGCGAGGATCCCCTCGCGATCCTCGACGAGGCCCGCGCCGGCGTCCTCGAGGTCCCGGGGGGCGCCGAGCGCACGCGCGTCGAGCCCGACCGCGCGCGCGCGATCGTCGCGGCGCTCGACTGGGCGCGCGAGGGAGACGCCGTCGTCATCGCCGGGAAGGGCCACGAGACCACGCAGTCCTTCGGCGACCGCACCGTGCCGTTCGACGACCGGGAGCACGCCCGCGAGGCGCTCGCCGCCGCCGGCTGGAGGGTGCGTTGA
- the mraY gene encoding phospho-N-acetylmuramoyl-pentapeptide-transferase translates to MIYHLLYPLHERFGAFNVFRYITFRTAMAMLTAIVVSFILGPWLIRKLQMFQIGQEIREEGPASHQSKRGTPTMGGLLIIAAVVPTTLLWADLTNGFVWIATGAMIAFGAIGFLDDYVKVAKRRNLGLTARGKFAVQIAVALVIGLVLLWMAKQGMFTTRLSVPFFKAVNPDLGWVYPAWVILVLVGASNAVNLTDGLDGLAIGSFLVCSTTFTILAYAAGNAIVADYLGILNVKGTGELTVFCGALLGAALGFLWFNSHPAEVFMGDVGSMALGGALGTIAILIKQEFLLVIAGGLFVVEALSVILQVGSFKTRGKRIFRMSPLHHHFELSGWSETKVVIRFWIIAIMFSLLALATLKLR, encoded by the coding sequence TTGATCTACCACCTCCTCTACCCGCTTCACGAGCGGTTCGGCGCGTTCAACGTCTTCCGCTACATCACGTTCCGGACCGCCATGGCGATGCTCACCGCGATCGTCGTGTCGTTCATCCTCGGTCCGTGGCTGATCCGCAAGCTGCAGATGTTCCAGATCGGCCAGGAGATCCGCGAGGAGGGGCCCGCGTCGCACCAGTCCAAGCGCGGCACTCCCACGATGGGCGGTCTCCTGATCATCGCCGCGGTCGTCCCGACCACGCTCCTGTGGGCGGACCTCACGAACGGGTTCGTCTGGATCGCGACGGGAGCGATGATCGCCTTCGGCGCCATCGGCTTCCTCGACGACTACGTGAAGGTCGCCAAGCGGCGCAACCTCGGCCTCACCGCGCGCGGGAAGTTCGCGGTGCAGATCGCGGTCGCGCTCGTCATCGGGCTCGTGCTCCTCTGGATGGCGAAGCAAGGGATGTTCACGACCCGGCTGTCGGTTCCCTTCTTCAAGGCGGTCAACCCCGACCTGGGCTGGGTCTACCCGGCCTGGGTGATCCTCGTGCTGGTGGGGGCGTCGAACGCGGTCAACCTGACCGACGGCCTCGACGGCCTGGCGATCGGCTCGTTCCTCGTCTGCTCGACGACGTTCACGATCCTCGCGTATGCCGCGGGCAACGCGATCGTCGCCGACTACCTCGGCATCCTCAACGTCAAGGGAACCGGAGAGCTCACGGTCTTCTGCGGGGCGCTCCTGGGCGCCGCGCTCGGGTTCCTGTGGTTCAACAGCCACCCCGCCGAGGTGTTCATGGGCGACGTCGGGTCGATGGCGCTCGGGGGCGCGCTCGGCACGATCGCGATCCTGATCAAGCAGGAGTTCCTGCTGGTGATCGCCGGGGGGCTGTTCGTCGTCGAGGCGCTCTCGGTGATCCTGCAGGTCGGTTCCTTCAAGACGCGGGGCAAGCGCATCTTCCGCATGTCCCCGCTGCACCACCATTTCGAGCTGAGCGGGTGGAGCGAGACCAAGGTCGTGATCCGGTTCTGGATCATCGCGATCATGTTCTCGCTGCTCGCGCTGGCCACGCTGAAGCTGCGGTGA
- the murD gene encoding UDP-N-acetylmuramoyl-L-alanine--D-glutamate ligase, translating into MKGTMATFASKRPDLAGARVLVVGAARSGLAAAELASRHGATVVVNDRRPEADLGPAADRARACGAAVVAGGHPADLAAHADLLILSPGVPPDVAPVAQARRRGIPVWSEIELAWRFAAGRVVAVTGTNGKSTTTAMAGAILRGAGIPGGTGGNLGTPFSELLADDAATAVHAVEVSSFQLEAIEAFRAGAGTILNLTPDHLDRYPSIDAYAAAKARLFETQGAGDAAILNADDPEHARFLPAIRGVPHFFSTRREPDAGAFVRAGRIVLRTSLGEEDVLAVAELPVPGEHNVQNALAAALLCRLTGCPPAAIAAALRAYRALPHRLEHVADVAGVRFYNDSKATNLDATERALRSFPDGTIHVILGGKDKGADWASIAPLLATKARRALLVGAAAPAIRRALAATVPLEDCGTVSVAVESGLAGARPGEVVLLAPGCASFDQYRNFEERGEDFRRAVARLASTGSGDA; encoded by the coding sequence GTGAAGGGAACGATGGCGACCTTCGCGTCGAAGCGGCCGGACCTCGCGGGAGCGCGCGTGCTCGTGGTGGGCGCGGCACGATCGGGCCTGGCCGCGGCGGAGCTCGCCTCCCGACACGGCGCGACCGTCGTCGTGAACGACCGCAGGCCCGAGGCCGACCTCGGCCCCGCCGCCGACCGCGCCCGCGCCTGCGGCGCGGCGGTCGTGGCCGGCGGGCATCCCGCCGACCTGGCCGCGCACGCGGACCTGCTGATCCTGAGCCCCGGCGTTCCGCCCGACGTGGCGCCGGTGGCTCAGGCGCGCCGTCGCGGCATCCCGGTGTGGTCGGAGATCGAGCTCGCGTGGCGCTTCGCGGCCGGACGGGTCGTCGCCGTCACGGGCACGAACGGCAAGAGCACCACGACGGCGATGGCCGGCGCGATCCTGCGGGGCGCCGGGATTCCCGGCGGCACGGGGGGGAACCTCGGCACGCCGTTCTCGGAGCTGCTCGCCGACGACGCGGCGACCGCGGTGCACGCGGTCGAGGTCTCGTCGTTCCAGCTCGAGGCGATCGAGGCGTTCCGGGCCGGCGCCGGAACGATCCTCAACCTCACCCCGGACCACCTCGACCGCTACCCCTCGATCGACGCGTACGCCGCGGCCAAGGCCAGGCTCTTCGAGACTCAGGGCGCGGGCGACGCGGCGATCCTCAACGCCGACGACCCCGAACACGCGCGCTTCCTCCCCGCGATCCGGGGCGTCCCGCATTTCTTCTCGACGCGACGCGAGCCGGACGCCGGCGCGTTCGTGCGCGCCGGCCGCATCGTGCTGCGCACCTCGCTCGGCGAGGAGGACGTGCTCGCCGTCGCCGAGCTGCCGGTCCCCGGCGAGCACAACGTCCAGAACGCATTGGCCGCGGCGCTGCTGTGCCGGCTGACGGGATGCCCCCCCGCCGCGATCGCCGCCGCGCTGCGCGCCTACCGGGCGCTCCCGCACCGGCTCGAGCACGTCGCCGACGTCGCGGGCGTGCGGTTCTACAACGACTCGAAGGCGACGAACCTCGACGCGACCGAACGGGCCCTCCGCTCGTTCCCCGACGGGACGATCCACGTGATCCTCGGCGGCAAGGACAAGGGGGCCGACTGGGCTTCGATCGCCCCGCTTTTGGCGACGAAGGCGCGGCGCGCGCTGCTCGTCGGCGCCGCGGCCCCGGCCATCCGGCGGGCTCTCGCGGCAACGGTCCCTCTCGAGGATTGCGGGACGGTCTCCGTCGCCGTCGAGTCCGGTCTCGCCGGCGCCCGACCGGGGGAGGTCGTGCTGCTCGCCCCGGGCTGCGCATCGTTCGACCAGTACCGGAACTTCGAGGAGCGCGGCGAGGATTTCCGTCGCGCGGTGGCGCGGCTCGCGTCGACGGGGAGCGGCGATGCCTAA
- the ftsW gene encoding putative lipid II flippase FtsW: protein MPKPVMIDRWLLCAVGVLVAAGLLMVGSASQYEALRNGQDGSYFMIRHLLFAIAGLLLLLGAMKIHYPRLDDRRLVLGAVALTFVALVAVLAMTPSGGARRWFRFGPLALQPAEFAKLVVVVGMAWLLSRYESRVNDARRFLLPLGAGLFAVLFLINLQPDLGSGVMIAIIAAAMVFLAGLRWSYIGGATAIGAAAFIAAVVAKPYRLKRIGAFLNPESDVLGSAFQLNQSLLALGAGGLDGVGFGQGQQKAGYLPAAHTDFIFSVIGEEFGLIGTLVLLCVVGVLFWRGLRAAQGVPDRFGFYLAIGCTILLVAQSLIHMGVCVGVLPTKGLPFPFVSYGGSSLWTSFIAAGLLLNVSQHRR, encoded by the coding sequence ATGCCTAAGCCCGTCATGATCGACCGCTGGCTCCTTTGCGCCGTGGGCGTTCTCGTCGCGGCGGGCCTGCTCATGGTGGGAAGCGCCTCCCAGTACGAGGCCCTGCGCAATGGCCAGGACGGCTCCTACTTCATGATCCGCCACCTGCTCTTCGCGATCGCCGGCCTGCTCCTCCTGCTCGGGGCGATGAAGATCCACTACCCGCGCCTGGACGACCGGCGGCTCGTCCTCGGCGCCGTGGCGCTGACGTTCGTCGCGCTCGTCGCGGTGCTCGCGATGACGCCCTCCGGGGGGGCGCGGCGGTGGTTCCGCTTCGGCCCCCTGGCGCTCCAGCCTGCGGAGTTCGCGAAGCTCGTCGTCGTCGTCGGGATGGCCTGGCTGCTGTCGCGGTACGAGTCGCGGGTGAACGACGCGAGGCGGTTCCTCCTCCCCCTCGGCGCCGGCCTGTTCGCCGTGCTGTTCCTGATCAACCTCCAGCCCGACCTGGGCTCGGGGGTCATGATCGCGATCATCGCGGCCGCGATGGTCTTCCTCGCGGGGCTGCGCTGGTCCTACATCGGCGGCGCGACCGCGATCGGCGCGGCGGCGTTCATCGCGGCGGTCGTCGCGAAGCCGTACCGACTGAAGCGCATCGGCGCCTTCCTGAACCCCGAGTCGGACGTGCTGGGCTCCGCCTTCCAGCTGAACCAGTCGCTTCTGGCGCTGGGGGCGGGCGGCCTCGACGGGGTCGGGTTCGGCCAGGGTCAGCAGAAGGCGGGCTACCTCCCCGCGGCGCACACCGACTTCATCTTCTCGGTCATCGGCGAGGAGTTCGGCCTCATCGGGACCCTGGTTCTTCTTTGCGTGGTGGGCGTGTTGTTTTGGCGCGGCCTTCGGGCGGCGCAGGGGGTCCCCGACCGCTTCGGGTTCTACCTCGCGATCGGGTGCACGATCCTTCTGGTCGCGCAGTCCCTGATCCACATGGGCGTTTGCGTCGGAGTCCTCCCCACCAAGGGGCTGCCCTTCCCCTTCGTCAGCTACGGCGGCTCGTCGTTGTGGACGAGCTTCATCGCGGCAGGACTCTTGCTCAACGTCTCCCAGCACCGGCGATGA
- the murG gene encoding undecaprenyldiphospho-muramoylpentapeptide beta-N-acetylglucosaminyltransferase gives MSNRPFRIVFAGGGTGGHLYPALAVADVLRARRPDLEIRFVGARRGIETRLVPAAGYPLLALPLSGLKGAGPLARVAAAASAAWGVVRCAAWMRSFRPTVVVGVGGYASGPAVVAAKLLGVKSMVMEQNHFPGATNRALAPRVDVVCVPSEAARERLGGRGIVTGNPVRAAFATIGDPPGGARTNLLVFGGSRGARTINRAVVEALPALAALHPPPRVVHQTGDDAVDAVRRAYAGQPALDGEVHAFLDDMPRRVAHADLVVCRAGATTLAELAAAGRPAILIPFPHAADDHQRHNAQAVADAGAAVVILDADANGDSIARAVAALAADPKRRSAMASAARALAKPDAAGRIADLVENLAEGGSRVP, from the coding sequence GTGTCGAATCGTCCGTTCAGGATCGTCTTCGCCGGCGGCGGCACGGGGGGGCACCTTTACCCCGCACTCGCCGTGGCGGACGTCCTGCGCGCACGCCGCCCCGACCTCGAGATCCGTTTCGTCGGCGCGAGGCGCGGGATCGAGACCCGGCTCGTCCCCGCGGCCGGGTACCCGCTCCTCGCGCTTCCCCTCTCCGGCCTCAAGGGCGCGGGTCCTCTCGCGCGGGTGGCGGCCGCCGCTTCCGCCGCGTGGGGCGTGGTCCGCTGCGCCGCATGGATGCGGTCCTTCCGCCCGACGGTCGTCGTCGGCGTGGGGGGCTACGCCTCGGGTCCCGCGGTCGTCGCCGCGAAGCTTCTGGGCGTGAAGTCGATGGTGATGGAGCAGAACCACTTCCCGGGCGCCACCAACCGCGCGCTCGCGCCGCGCGTCGACGTGGTCTGCGTGCCCTCGGAGGCCGCCCGCGAGCGGCTCGGGGGCCGCGGGATCGTCACCGGGAATCCCGTCCGTGCGGCGTTCGCCACGATCGGCGACCCGCCCGGCGGCGCGAGGACGAACCTGCTCGTCTTCGGGGGCAGCCGCGGCGCGCGGACGATCAACCGCGCGGTCGTCGAGGCGCTGCCCGCCCTCGCGGCCCTGCACCCGCCTCCCCGCGTGGTTCACCAGACCGGAGACGACGCCGTGGACGCCGTGCGCCGCGCGTACGCCGGACAACCCGCCCTCGACGGCGAAGTCCACGCGTTCCTCGACGACATGCCCCGCCGCGTCGCCCATGCCGATCTCGTCGTGTGCCGCGCCGGAGCGACGACGCTCGCGGAGCTGGCGGCCGCGGGGCGTCCCGCGATCCTGATTCCCTTCCCGCACGCCGCCGACGACCACCAGCGCCACAACGCGCAGGCGGTCGCGGACGCCGGGGCGGCCGTCGTCATCCTCGACGCGGACGCGAACGGCGACTCGATCGCGCGGGCGGTGGCCGCGCTCGCAGCCGACCCGAAGCGCCGCTCGGCGATGGCCTCCGCGGCGCGCGCGCTCGCGAAACCCGACGCCGCGGGGCGGATCGCCGATCTCGTCGAGAATCTCGCGGAGGGAGGCTCGCGTGTTCCGTAA
- the murC gene encoding UDP-N-acetylmuramate--L-alanine ligase, whose amino-acid sequence MFRKARRLHFVGIGGSGMSGIAEVLRNLGYPVSGSDLSTTPVTRRLKKLGADVRRGHRAEHVADADVVVVSSAVKPDNPEVVEARRRKIPVIPRAEMLAELMRLKYGVAVAGAHGKTSTTAMIAEVLTAGGLDPTVVIGGRVKALRSGAKVGRGDFMVAEADESDGSFLKMKPTIAVVTNIDREHLDHYRDLAEIQDAFVAFLGRVPFYGAAVVCMDDPNVRDILPRVDRKTVTYGLASDAELSAHDVVSAEFGVRYEVLREGRRLGTVKLAVPGRHSVYNSLAAVAVGLELDVPFAKIVRALARFRGVDRRFQLKGEVRGARIVDDYGHHPTEIQATLAAAREGFGARTIVVFQPHRYSRTRALLEEFGRAFFLADHVVITEVYAAGEAPIPGVSGRAVADALVRHGHPSVVYEPKLAAIPKLLTAVVRPGDLVITLGAGDVWKVGDALVARRRR is encoded by the coding sequence GTGTTCCGTAAGGCGCGCCGTCTCCACTTCGTCGGCATCGGCGGCTCGGGAATGAGCGGCATCGCCGAGGTGTTGCGCAACCTCGGCTACCCGGTCTCGGGCTCCGACCTTTCCACCACGCCCGTGACGCGTCGCCTCAAGAAGCTCGGCGCCGACGTGCGCCGCGGCCACCGCGCCGAGCACGTCGCCGACGCCGACGTCGTCGTGGTGTCGTCCGCGGTGAAGCCGGACAATCCCGAGGTCGTCGAGGCGCGCCGCCGGAAGATCCCCGTGATTCCCCGGGCCGAGATGCTCGCGGAGCTGATGCGCCTGAAATACGGCGTCGCCGTCGCGGGGGCCCACGGGAAGACGTCCACGACCGCGATGATCGCCGAGGTGCTCACGGCGGGGGGACTCGATCCGACCGTCGTCATCGGCGGGCGGGTGAAGGCGTTGCGCTCCGGCGCGAAGGTCGGCCGCGGCGACTTCATGGTGGCGGAAGCGGACGAGTCGGACGGCTCCTTCCTCAAGATGAAGCCCACCATCGCGGTCGTCACGAACATCGACCGCGAGCACCTCGACCATTACCGCGATCTCGCCGAGATCCAGGATGCCTTCGTGGCGTTCCTCGGGCGCGTGCCGTTCTACGGCGCCGCGGTCGTCTGCATGGACGATCCGAACGTGCGCGACATCCTCCCGCGCGTGGACCGCAAGACGGTGACGTACGGTCTCGCCAGCGACGCCGAGCTTTCCGCGCACGACGTGGTCTCGGCGGAGTTCGGCGTCCGCTACGAGGTGCTGCGCGAAGGCCGCCGCCTCGGGACCGTCAAGCTCGCGGTCCCCGGCCGGCACTCGGTCTACAACAGCCTCGCGGCGGTCGCGGTCGGCCTCGAGCTCGACGTCCCCTTCGCGAAGATCGTCCGCGCCCTCGCCCGCTTCCGCGGCGTCGACCGCCGCTTCCAGCTCAAGGGCGAGGTGCGCGGCGCGCGCATCGTGGACGACTACGGCCACCACCCCACCGAGATCCAGGCGACGCTCGCCGCCGCGCGCGAGGGCTTCGGCGCGCGCACGATCGTCGTCTTCCAGCCCCACCGCTACTCCCGGACCCGGGCGCTGCTGGAGGAGTTCGGTCGCGCCTTCTTCCTGGCGGACCACGTGGTGATCACCGAGGTCTATGCGGCGGGAGAGGCGCCGATCCCGGGGGTGAGCGGCCGCGCGGTCGCCGACGCGCTGGTGCGGCACGGCCACCCTTCGGTCGTCTACGAGCCGAAGCTGGCCGCGATCCCGAAGCTGCTGACGGCCGTCGTCCGCCCGGGTGATCTCGTGATCACCCTCGGCGCCGGCGACGTGTGGAAGGTGGGCGACGCCCTCGTCGCGAGGAGGCGGCGGTGA